The Sphingosinithalassobacter sp. CS137 genome includes a region encoding these proteins:
- a CDS encoding DUF2334 domain-containing protein, translating to MTAERRLLASIHDVSPRFESQIDALVDRLSARLGGTRFAMLVVPDHWNRAPLAADRGFQARLRNWADAGVEMFVHGWSHLDDSSHANAADALRARHLTAGEGEFLGLDQGEALRRMRRGKALIEEVIGRPAAGFIAPAWLYSEGTRSALTEAGFALAEDHLRVWRPASGAVVAKGPVITWASRSRSRQLSSLAAAAVLRQAMRRAPIVRVAVHPGDTSVPRLLESIDRTLATLLRGRKPGRYEALAAS from the coding sequence ATGACCGCCGAACGCCGGCTGCTCGCGTCGATTCACGATGTGAGCCCGCGCTTCGAGTCGCAGATCGATGCGCTCGTCGATCGATTGTCCGCGCGGCTCGGCGGCACGCGCTTCGCGATGCTGGTGGTGCCGGATCATTGGAACCGAGCGCCGCTCGCCGCCGATCGCGGATTTCAGGCGCGGCTGCGCAATTGGGCCGATGCGGGTGTGGAGATGTTCGTCCACGGCTGGTCGCATCTCGACGACAGCAGCCATGCGAATGCCGCCGATGCGCTGCGCGCACGCCACCTGACCGCCGGCGAAGGCGAGTTCCTGGGCCTTGACCAGGGCGAGGCGCTGCGCCGCATGCGCCGCGGCAAGGCGCTGATCGAAGAGGTGATCGGCAGGCCGGCGGCCGGCTTCATCGCGCCTGCCTGGCTCTATTCGGAGGGCACGCGCAGCGCACTGACGGAAGCAGGCTTCGCGCTGGCCGAGGATCATCTGCGGGTCTGGCGCCCGGCCAGCGGCGCAGTGGTCGCGAAGGGCCCGGTCATTACCTGGGCCAGCCGCAGCCGATCACGCCAGCTCAGCTCGCTGGCCGCCGCCGCCGTGCTGCGCCAGGCGATGCGGCGGGCGCCAATCGTGCGGGTTGCAGTGCATCCGGGGGATACGAGCGTGCCGCGGCTTCTGGAGAGCATCGATCGGACGCTCGCCACGCTGCTGCGCGGGCGGAAGCCCGGCCGTTACGAAGCGCTCGCCGCCAGCTGA
- a CDS encoding glycosyltransferase yields the protein MRIVDVNEFYSPTGGGVRTYLDRKMTILAEMGHELIVVAPARENRIEERPGGGVIHWIKAPPLIFDRNYGIFYDAAPITDLLDRLKPDVVETSSPWRPAWIVGDWKGDAVKVFFTHNDNIAAYPQRWLEGVASPRRVEEMFGFYSRYMGRFLAKFDAVVTNSETMRGRFERRGLPVDRAEPLGIDRGYFSPALRDEKLRAALLEQCGLPPEGHLLLGLGRHHPEKRWPMVIDAVEAAAATLPIGLVLIGDGVDRRAIERRTADSPHVRLFAPVYDRLRLARIMASCDALIHGNETETFGLVGSEALASGLALIVPDEGGCSEIADPLFAETYRACDARSAAEATRRLFTREPAILRAAARHAAGQVRTDTDHARDLVDYYATLVDAKRLGVAPPPQLAASAS from the coding sequence GTGCGGATCGTCGACGTCAACGAGTTCTACTCGCCCACCGGCGGCGGGGTTCGCACCTATCTCGATCGCAAGATGACGATCCTGGCCGAGATGGGCCACGAACTGATCGTCGTCGCGCCCGCGCGCGAGAATCGCATCGAGGAACGGCCTGGCGGCGGCGTGATCCACTGGATCAAGGCGCCGCCGCTGATCTTCGATCGCAACTATGGCATCTTCTACGATGCGGCGCCGATCACCGATCTGCTCGACCGGCTGAAGCCGGATGTCGTCGAGACCAGTTCGCCCTGGCGGCCGGCGTGGATCGTCGGCGACTGGAAGGGCGACGCAGTGAAGGTCTTCTTCACGCACAACGACAATATCGCCGCCTATCCCCAGCGCTGGCTCGAAGGAGTCGCCTCGCCGCGCCGGGTCGAGGAGATGTTCGGCTTCTATTCGCGCTACATGGGGCGCTTCCTGGCCAAGTTCGACGCGGTCGTCACCAACAGCGAGACGATGCGCGGCCGGTTCGAGCGGCGTGGTCTGCCGGTCGATCGCGCCGAGCCGCTGGGGATTGACCGCGGCTATTTCTCGCCCGCGCTGCGGGACGAGAAGCTGCGTGCGGCGCTGCTCGAGCAGTGCGGCCTGCCGCCGGAGGGGCATTTGTTGCTCGGGCTTGGCCGGCATCATCCGGAAAAGCGCTGGCCGATGGTGATCGATGCAGTCGAGGCGGCCGCCGCCACGCTTCCGATCGGGCTCGTGCTGATCGGCGACGGCGTGGACCGGCGCGCGATCGAGCGGCGCACTGCAGACAGCCCTCATGTGCGGCTGTTCGCGCCGGTGTACGACCGGCTCCGGCTGGCGCGGATCATGGCGAGCTGCGACGCGCTGATTCACGGCAACGAAACCGAGACGTTCGGGCTGGTCGGCTCCGAGGCGCTCGCATCCGGGCTCGCGCTGATCGTGCCCGATGAAGGCGGCTGTTCGGAGATCGCGGACCCGCTGTTCGCCGAAACCTACAGGGCCTGCGACGCGCGGTCCGCCGCGGAGGCGACCCGGCGACTGTTCACTCGCGAACCGGCGATCCTGCGTGCCGCGGCGCGCCACGCCGCCGGGCAGGTGCGCACCGACACCGATCACGCACGCGATCTGGTCGACTATTACGCCACGCTGGTCGACGCGAAGCGGCTCGGAGTCGCGCCGCCGCCTCAGCTGGCGGCGAGCGCTTCGTAA
- a CDS encoding DUF2141 domain-containing protein, protein MITTTTKLAMAAIAAAMLVPAPASAQRILGSDAAACTGGGPAIRANIAGLRDRTGRLKLELYPATEEDFLRDDRDLIRDGRTFRRVWADTPASGDIAMCIRVPGPGRYALLFTHDRDGKNKFNFWRDGAGFVSDQRLGRSRPKVEQAIVNVGSGVTVANIRVQYLRGLGGFSPLDD, encoded by the coding sequence ATGATCACGACCACCACGAAACTCGCTATGGCGGCGATCGCCGCGGCGATGCTGGTGCCCGCGCCCGCCTCGGCGCAGCGGATCCTGGGGAGCGACGCGGCGGCCTGCACCGGCGGCGGACCGGCGATCCGCGCCAATATCGCGGGCCTGCGCGACCGCACCGGCCGGCTGAAGCTCGAGCTTTATCCCGCCACCGAAGAGGATTTTCTGCGCGACGATCGCGACCTGATCCGCGATGGCCGCACCTTCCGCCGGGTCTGGGCCGATACGCCGGCTTCTGGCGACATCGCGATGTGCATCCGCGTGCCCGGCCCCGGCCGCTATGCGCTGCTTTTCACGCATGATCGCGATGGAAAGAACAAGTTCAATTTCTGGCGCGACGGTGCGGGCTTCGTGAGCGATCAGCGGCTCGGCCGCAGCCGGCCCAAGGTCGAGCAGGCGATCGTGAACGTCGGCAGCGGCGTTACCGTCGCAAACATCCGAGTTCAGTATCTGCGCGGCCTCGGCGGCTTTTCGCCGCTGGACGACTGA
- a CDS encoding glycosyltransferase, which translates to MPDSPPRTAERIATIAQTLEGGGVERAMLRLARGWIDAGREVTLIAGRATGPLAAELPDGIHIEEIGDSRYRTLYALPRFLDRLRPDLLFCPGNHYTSFAAWTRLRMGSACPPIVAKVSNALVRSEMRGIERRGYPHWLRLHPRFIDRFVAMSPAMAAETAREMRVDPARVSVIANPPARALAEAAPLMLPAGRYLLGAGRLEPQKRWDRLIEALPRLKRDDVSLLLLGEGSLRRALEAQVAALGLRDRVHLPGHAADPLPAIARAQAVVLTSDYEGVPGVLREALALGTPVVTTDSSVAIAELVPTPGHGSIVPPGDAEALVAALDHWLAPERQRPEPLAQTGPDSVTAYLALFDELVAQRSR; encoded by the coding sequence ATGCCCGATTCGCCCCCCCGCACAGCCGAACGTATCGCGACGATCGCCCAGACGCTGGAAGGCGGAGGAGTGGAACGCGCGATGCTGCGACTCGCGCGCGGATGGATCGATGCTGGACGCGAAGTGACGCTGATCGCCGGCCGCGCGACAGGCCCGCTCGCGGCCGAATTGCCGGACGGAATTCACATCGAGGAAATCGGCGATTCGCGCTATCGCACACTCTATGCGCTGCCGCGCTTCCTCGATCGGCTGCGTCCCGACCTGCTGTTCTGCCCCGGCAATCATTATACCAGCTTCGCCGCCTGGACGCGGCTGCGCATGGGCAGCGCCTGCCCACCGATCGTGGCGAAAGTTTCCAATGCACTGGTGCGATCCGAAATGCGGGGAATCGAGCGGAGGGGCTATCCCCATTGGCTGCGCCTCCACCCGCGTTTCATCGACCGGTTCGTCGCCATGTCGCCTGCGATGGCCGCGGAAACGGCGCGCGAGATGCGAGTCGATCCCGCGCGCGTCTCAGTGATCGCCAATCCGCCCGCGCGGGCGCTCGCCGAGGCTGCGCCCCTGATGCTGCCGGCAGGCCGCTATCTGCTCGGCGCCGGGCGGCTGGAGCCACAGAAGCGCTGGGATCGGCTGATCGAGGCGCTGCCGCGGCTGAAGCGGGACGACGTCTCGCTGCTGCTGCTTGGCGAGGGCAGCCTGCGGCGGGCACTCGAGGCGCAGGTGGCTGCGCTCGGCCTGCGCGATCGCGTGCACCTGCCCGGCCATGCCGCCGACCCGCTGCCGGCGATCGCCCGCGCGCAGGCAGTGGTGCTCACGTCCGACTATGAAGGCGTTCCGGGCGTGCTGCGCGAGGCGCTCGCGCTCGGAACGCCGGTGGTGACGACCGATTCGAGCGTTGCCATCGCCGAACTGGTGCCGACGCCCGGCCACGGCAGCATCGTGCCGCCCGGCGATGCCGAGGCGCTGGTCGCGGCGCTCGACCATTGGCTGGCGCCGGAACGGCAGCGACCCGAACCGCTCGCGCAGACCGGGCCGGATTCGGTCACAGCCTATCTGGCGCTGTTCGACGAACTGGTCGCTCAGCGCAGCCGATAG
- a CDS encoding TonB-dependent receptor — MKGTPRKAAAATAALFVATPALAQEAQPVITVTGKGLEAPPGEAAYAVAEVERARLANTASGRLEDVLADVAGVAQFRRADSRSAHPTAQGITLRGLGGNASSRALLLLDGVPQADPFGGWVAFPAYLPERLGRVRVTRGGGSGYAGPGALAGTVELFSAGPGELGTLDLRGAYGSRDSIDLVGTGAAELGRGFVTLAGQYARGDGFAPIVAEDRGPVDRTAPYEQASLALRGVTDIGGDTELQANLSGFVDHRDRGVDFTDVKSEGVDASLRVVGRGAWGWSALAYVQTRVLESGFASVNDARTEANPALQQYNVPSTGLGARLEVAPPVGEALSLRLGADARRVEGETQERYIFTGLDPARRREAGGNSLTLGAFADASYETGPLTLNAGGRLDHWRIGEGRLIEQPLAGGAPLTDARFAPREGWEATGRLGAAYEVHEGVTLRAAAYRGWRLPTLNELYRPYRVGADAFAANADLAPERLTGAEAGVDWAPGEAVLLRLTGYWSRLENAVANVTLASGPGSFPGVGFVSAAGTYSQRRNLDAVQSQGVELDARWRPGDWLVSASYSFIDARVDASGAATPLDGLRPAQTARHRASATAGWWRDRAGGSLTLRYIGPQYEDDRNLQRLAEAVTLDAVAALPITDALLIEGRAENLFDERVETGISDVLERATPRTLWIGLRYRLR, encoded by the coding sequence ATGAAGGGAACGCCACGCAAGGCCGCTGCGGCGACCGCCGCGCTGTTCGTTGCCACGCCTGCGCTCGCCCAGGAGGCTCAACCGGTCATCACCGTCACCGGCAAAGGGCTCGAGGCACCTCCCGGCGAGGCTGCCTACGCCGTCGCCGAAGTGGAGCGTGCGCGGCTGGCGAATACGGCTAGCGGCCGGCTGGAGGATGTGCTCGCGGATGTCGCCGGCGTCGCTCAGTTCCGCCGCGCCGATTCGCGCTCGGCGCACCCGACGGCGCAGGGAATCACGCTGCGCGGGCTGGGCGGCAATGCCTCCAGCCGCGCGCTGCTGCTGCTCGACGGCGTGCCCCAGGCCGATCCGTTCGGCGGCTGGGTGGCGTTTCCCGCCTATCTGCCCGAGCGGCTGGGCCGAGTCCGCGTCACGCGCGGCGGCGGCAGCGGCTATGCGGGGCCGGGCGCACTCGCCGGGACCGTCGAATTGTTCAGCGCCGGACCGGGCGAACTTGGCACGCTCGACCTGCGGGGCGCCTACGGCAGCCGCGACAGCATCGATCTGGTCGGCACCGGTGCCGCCGAACTGGGCCGCGGCTTCGTCACGCTCGCCGGGCAATATGCCCGCGGCGACGGCTTCGCGCCGATCGTCGCCGAGGATCGCGGGCCGGTCGACCGCACCGCGCCCTATGAACAGGCGAGCCTGGCGTTGCGCGGCGTCACCGACATCGGCGGCGACACCGAGCTTCAGGCGAACCTCTCCGGCTTCGTCGATCACCGCGACCGCGGCGTCGATTTCACCGATGTGAAGAGCGAGGGCGTCGACGCCAGCTTGCGCGTGGTCGGACGCGGCGCATGGGGCTGGTCGGCGCTCGCCTATGTCCAGACCCGCGTTCTCGAAAGCGGCTTCGCCAGCGTCAATGATGCGCGGACGGAGGCGAACCCGGCGCTCCAGCAATATAATGTGCCTTCCACCGGCCTCGGCGCCCGGCTCGAAGTCGCGCCGCCGGTCGGCGAAGCGCTGTCGCTGCGGCTCGGGGCCGATGCGCGGCGCGTCGAGGGCGAGACGCAGGAGCGCTATATCTTCACTGGCCTCGATCCGGCCCGGCGGCGCGAGGCGGGCGGCAACAGCCTCACTCTCGGCGCCTTCGCCGATGCGAGCTACGAGACAGGGCCGCTCACGCTCAACGCGGGCGGGCGGCTCGATCATTGGCGGATCGGGGAGGGGCGACTGATCGAACAGCCGCTCGCGGGCGGCGCCCCGCTCACCGACGCGCGCTTCGCACCGCGCGAGGGATGGGAAGCCACCGGGCGGCTGGGAGCGGCCTATGAAGTGCACGAAGGAGTCACGCTGCGCGCCGCGGCCTATCGGGGCTGGCGGCTGCCGACGCTCAACGAACTCTATCGCCCGTATCGGGTCGGTGCCGATGCGTTCGCCGCCAATGCCGATCTGGCGCCGGAGCGGCTGACCGGCGCCGAGGCGGGGGTCGACTGGGCGCCGGGCGAAGCGGTGCTGCTACGGCTCACCGGCTATTGGAGCCGGCTGGAAAATGCGGTTGCAAACGTAACGCTCGCCAGCGGGCCGGGCAGCTTTCCGGGAGTCGGCTTCGTGTCGGCGGCGGGCACCTACAGCCAGCGGCGCAATCTCGACGCCGTCCAATCGCAGGGCGTCGAGCTCGACGCACGCTGGCGGCCGGGCGACTGGCTGGTTTCCGCCTCCTATTCCTTCATCGATGCGCGCGTGGACGCCTCGGGCGCGGCGACGCCGCTCGACGGGCTGCGCCCGGCACAGACCGCGCGGCACCGCGCCTCGGCGACGGCGGGCTGGTGGCGGGATCGCGCGGGCGGCTCGCTCACGCTGCGCTACATCGGTCCCCAGTACGAGGATGATCGCAATCTCCAGCGGCTGGCCGAGGCCGTGACGCTCGATGCCGTCGCGGCGCTGCCGATCACGGATGCATTGTTGATCGAGGGACGCGCGGAGAATCTGTTCGACGAGCGGGTCGAGACCGGGATCAGCGACGTGCTGGAGCGTGCGACTCCGCGCACGCTGTGGATCGGCCTGCGCTATCGGCTGCGCTGA
- the maiA gene encoding maleylacetoacetate isomerase → MILHDYYRSSASYRVRIALNLKGIVHERRAISLLNGEQRTPEHLERNPQGFVPALETDDGLILTQSLAIIEWLDLRYPEPRLIPAEPDARAAALARAMVIGMDIHPLNNLRVLRWLTQELEIGEPRRTEWIHHWIGEGFAALEAMAGEGPFLGGDRPDIADVFLTPQLYNARRFEAPLDSYPKLLRAEAAAAELPAFADAHPDAVKPD, encoded by the coding sequence ATGATTCTGCACGATTACTATCGTTCCTCCGCCAGCTATCGCGTGCGGATCGCACTCAATCTGAAGGGAATCGTGCATGAGCGGCGTGCGATTTCGCTGCTCAACGGCGAGCAGCGCACGCCCGAGCATCTCGAGCGCAATCCGCAGGGGTTCGTGCCGGCGCTTGAGACGGATGACGGGCTGATACTCACCCAGTCGCTCGCGATCATCGAATGGCTCGACCTGCGTTATCCCGAGCCGCGCCTGATCCCCGCCGAGCCCGATGCCCGTGCGGCGGCGCTCGCCCGCGCGATGGTGATCGGTATGGACATCCATCCGCTCAACAATCTGCGCGTGCTGCGCTGGCTGACCCAGGAGCTCGAGATCGGTGAGCCGCGGCGCACCGAATGGATCCACCACTGGATCGGCGAGGGCTTTGCCGCGCTCGAGGCGATGGCGGGCGAGGGACCGTTCCTCGGCGGCGACCGGCCGGACATCGCCGACGTGTTCCTCACACCCCAGCTCTACAACGCACGTCGGTTCGAGGCGCCGCTCGACAGCTATCCCAAGCTGTTGCGCGCGGAAGCCGCCGCAGCCGAGCTGCCTGCCTTCGCCGACGCACATCCCGACGCCGTGAAGCCGGACTGA
- a CDS encoding AI-2E family transporter — MREDDSVSVYQEPGPNEMRDPVIRAELKRASVWFGLAVAIGLVVLLIHPLLIIFGGLVFASMLDGGVRLLGRVAPLPRPVRLALVVMLVTIFIGGTFYAMGVQIVEQAEQLRATLEAQSNRIARLAVDLGLMESPTDFSGLAQQVLGSIGRLTSAVGSLLGAGATLLMIMIIGLFVAMEPRIYDRGLQWMVPVAERDEFAITITAMATNMRRLLAGRLAGMLFEGVVTWLLLWLAGVPMALLLGIITGILAFIPNIGAFVSGVLMVSVGFSAGTSEGLWAIAIYFGVQTFDGYVVIPMVARRTVDLPPALTLSSQILFSTLFGVLGLALADPMLAMIKVALQRESQVSAKSRRRRGRRRGRRGGRIVASPEEPPPDAAVG, encoded by the coding sequence ATGAGGGAAGACGACTCCGTTTCCGTCTATCAGGAGCCGGGGCCGAACGAGATGCGCGACCCGGTGATCCGGGCCGAGCTGAAGCGCGCATCGGTGTGGTTCGGCCTTGCAGTGGCGATCGGGCTGGTCGTCCTGCTGATCCATCCGCTGCTGATCATCTTCGGCGGTCTCGTCTTCGCTTCGATGCTCGACGGCGGCGTTCGGCTGCTCGGCCGAGTCGCGCCGCTCCCCCGGCCGGTCCGGCTCGCGCTCGTCGTGATGCTGGTGACGATCTTCATCGGCGGTACCTTCTATGCGATGGGCGTGCAGATCGTGGAGCAGGCGGAGCAGCTGCGCGCGACTCTGGAGGCCCAATCGAATCGCATCGCGCGGCTGGCGGTCGATCTCGGACTGATGGAGAGTCCCACCGATTTCTCCGGACTGGCGCAGCAGGTGCTCGGCTCGATCGGACGGCTTACCTCGGCGGTCGGTTCGCTGCTGGGCGCGGGCGCGACCTTGCTGATGATCATGATCATCGGACTGTTCGTGGCGATGGAGCCGCGCATCTATGATCGCGGGTTGCAATGGATGGTGCCGGTGGCCGAGCGCGACGAGTTCGCGATCACCATCACCGCGATGGCGACCAACATGCGCAGGCTGCTCGCCGGGCGGCTGGCGGGGATGCTGTTCGAGGGCGTGGTCACCTGGCTGTTGCTGTGGCTCGCCGGAGTGCCGATGGCGCTGCTGCTCGGCATCATCACCGGTATCCTGGCGTTCATTCCCAACATCGGCGCCTTCGTGAGCGGCGTACTGATGGTCTCGGTCGGCTTTTCGGCTGGCACCAGCGAAGGCCTTTGGGCGATCGCCATCTATTTCGGTGTGCAGACCTTCGACGGCTATGTCGTGATCCCGATGGTCGCCCGCCGCACGGTCGACCTGCCCCCGGCGCTGACTCTGTCCTCCCAGATCCTGTTCAGCACCTTGTTCGGCGTTCTCGGCCTCGCGCTCGCCGATCCGATGCTGGCGATGATCAAGGTGGCGCTGCAGCGCGAATCGCAGGTTTCCGCGAAATCGCGGCGGCGGCGCGGGCGACGACGCGGACGTCGCGGCGGCCGTATCGTGGCTTCGCCGGAGGAACCGCCGCCCGATGCCGCCGTTGGGTGA
- the lepB gene encoding signal peptidase I: MAADDLALERNEIDSRENAEARRGTDWWAEVKGIFWLVLAVLGFHSLIAKPFYIPSESMMPGLLVGDRLIVTKYPYGFSFITPTFHLLPFIPGRLFGSLPERGDVVIATPPGKDTDYIKRVIGLPGDTIEVRGGTVILNGRAVPRTAMGDRMVPVDANTRCEPRQYRGLLVTGADGRDYCRLPIFRETLPNGRSYDTVDIGLSPGDNYGPVRVPKGHVFLMGDNRDNSADSRYALADSGLGGPVPWENVGGRAEFITFSLDGTASWNPLTWFESFRAGRAGQTLHPARAEPPRQ, encoded by the coding sequence ATGGCCGCGGACGATTTGGCGTTGGAGCGGAACGAGATCGACAGCCGGGAAAATGCCGAAGCGCGCCGCGGCACCGATTGGTGGGCCGAGGTGAAGGGCATCTTCTGGCTCGTGCTCGCGGTGCTCGGCTTCCACAGCCTGATCGCCAAGCCCTTCTACATTCCGTCCGAATCCATGATGCCGGGGCTGCTCGTCGGCGATCGGTTGATCGTGACCAAATATCCCTATGGTTTCTCGTTCATCACGCCGACCTTTCATTTGCTTCCGTTTATCCCCGGGCGGCTGTTCGGCAGCCTGCCCGAGCGCGGCGACGTGGTGATCGCGACTCCGCCGGGGAAGGACACCGACTATATCAAGCGCGTGATCGGCCTGCCCGGCGACACGATCGAAGTGCGCGGCGGCACGGTGATCCTGAACGGCCGGGCAGTGCCGCGCACGGCGATGGGCGACCGCATGGTGCCGGTCGACGCGAACACCCGCTGCGAGCCGCGTCAATATCGCGGGCTGCTCGTCACCGGCGCGGACGGCCGCGATTATTGCCGGCTGCCGATCTTCCGCGAGACGCTGCCCAACGGGCGCAGCTACGACACGGTGGATATCGGCCTGAGCCCCGGCGATAACTACGGCCCGGTCCGCGTGCCCAAGGGCCATGTCTTTCTGATGGGCGACAATCGCGACAATTCGGCTGATAGCCGCTACGCGCTGGCCGACAGCGGTCTGGGCGGACCCGTGCCGTGGGAGAATGTCGGCGGCCGTGCCGAATTCATCACCTTTTCGCTCGACGGCACCGCGAGCTGGAACCCGCTGACCTGGTTCGAATCGTTCCGTGCCGGGCGCGCCGGCCAGACGCTCCACCCGGCGCGCGCGGAACCACCGCGCCAATGA